Part of the Lotus japonicus ecotype B-129 chromosome 6, LjGifu_v1.2 genome, CCCATCTGCAACAAGTTATCTGCACGTTAGAAAtacaaagagaagagaaaacccGCTTAAAATATATATACTATTAGCTACATAGCATTGCAGACAAGGAGTTGGTGTAGATCATTGAAATGCTTGCAAGGCTGCAAGATACATTTACCCCTGTCTGTCTTTCAATTCAATTCCAAAGACGTTGATACTTTTCGAATATAAGTTCCAACAACATTTATTAAACAGTTATGACAAGTAGCTCAAGCACTAAACTATTTCATTTATCCACTATTTAGTTGTTTTACTTAATAGTAGAATCCTTTCATGTTGAAGAATGGCCTGCAGTCTATTCAATTGCTGTACCCAGAGTTTGTCTATTCAGGCATGACATTCTCTCTGCAACCTTTTCTATCTAAGGTTTAAAATGTTACTTTTTTAGTTGCAAATCTAAGGGCATATGTttgggtaaacaacttaattaagcacttatagCAATTAGCGCTTATGCATAGGCGCTTATGgaaataagcgcttatgcatCAACGCTTATTCATAAATGCTTCTTCATAAGCTAATCTCGACttcttatgaaaataaacttaaaacaaCTTATAGGCAGGTCAAAAGCTATTTACAAAAGCtctctcaaacagttgtttaaCACTAATGTTTTGTTCACCAGAATCACCACCCGTCTCCACCTCCGGGTAGAgagataaagaaataaaaagagatatGAAGGGTGATGTGATGGAAAAAGAAGTGTGAcataagaagaaaaaggagGTGAAATGGAGATGGAAGAGAAGATGAGTGCGAATGTATAAGACACTTCTGCTATAGATAAACTTAAATAACTCTTCCAAACAGGACTTAACTTGAAGTTATTAGTAAACTTTAGGTCATCGTAATGTCTAGGACACCACCCCTTTCTGTCTTTTAATTCAATTGCACAGACGATGAtactttactaatatatattacAGTATTACTACCTATGTTGTTAATCGCATGTGGTCGCTGTGATCCCCACAGTGCGTCACATCGCACCCACCCACTACGACGGTGTGTCCCATCACATCTCACTTCACCATCGCCGCATTTTGCATGCAATCTCGACACAACAGGGTAGGCCACCCGGACTTATGAGAAATGCTCTTGACTTATGGCTACTTTTAGGGGCTTTCAGGAATTTCCACATGAAAAAAAGTCTAAATGTGAAACAGAGATGGCGTGCCTCTGCCTCCACTACATGAGAAAAACAACTTCGTCTCTGCCTCTGCCTCGAGCAAACAACCACTGACCAACCAAGGTTTTTGGTTGGCCGCGATGCTCTGCAATCCGCGATTGACAACTATGAATactacaatatatattaaaCTGTTATGACAAGCAGCTCCAGAACATAACTATTTCATTTATCCACCGTTTAGTTGCTTCACTTCATAGTAGAATCCTTTCATGTTCAAGAAATTTACAAAAAGCTTTAACatgttaaaatgaaaatttcaattAATATTTTCGATTTAAATTGGTCTCCATGATCATCATAAAATATAAGTTCTATTTAGATATGGAAATATTTTAAAGGAGGAATACCTTCTGAATCCTCTTCACAAAAGATTCTGCAGAACCAATAGCAGAAATGCATAATACTGTAGCTTCATGAAGAGCCGTCAATGGTATTTTGGCATTGATAATTCCCACCTCAAATAAGTATGTGGGATCCATTTTTGTTAAGAAAATGGGAACAGACTTTTTTATTCCTCGGACCATTGACTCAATATCCTGGATAGTATGCTCAGAAACCTGAGAATCTCCAAAGCATGAATTTCAGTACTATGCCATATTTTTATAAATCTGCAAAACTACATGCCACCTAAATGAGCAAATGCAATATAATGAAAGAATAACTTGCCAAGAAACTTTTGGAAATTATTTCCTTGAAAAAGGAAATGCGGATAAAATTCTGACATACCAAGTCTGCATGATGGATTACAACTACATTGGCTCGTCTGAGTGCAGTCAATGGTTCCCTTAAAGGTCCAAGTGGCAGCAGTTGATGGTTACCCCAAAGAGTTAATCCGTTAACCATTACAATATCCAAATCACGCCACAAGCTCCAATGCTACCTTACATATTAATAATACGATTTAGAGCAAATGCTATGTCAAAGAAAAATTATACCAAGTCCAAGCATATAAGTCTCTAGAAGCAAAACAGCAGCTCCAACAAAATAAGAATGAATGTAACTAATGTAGCAGATCTCAATTGGAGCAAAGTTAAGTAGAAAATCACGAAGTAATGGGTAAACAAAGTGAGGGGAAGAGTTGTATTACCTGCATTGCATCATCAAGAACTACAACCCCGATTTTTTCTGAATCAAGAGAACTCTGGACCTTACAATCAAGTTTTTGCTTCTCATACCATGAACCCTTACGAATATCAATGTAGCCATGTTTTTGAATAAGATGACTTGCAACTGCAGCCCGATTCGCACCAACACCAAACTTAGTTGATGTCCCAAGTAAACGCCTCCGAAGCATGTTGACTTCATCCCCGCCACCATAACCCTGCCAAAAGAAGAGATACATGAATCAACCTGGGCAACTTAGTGACTAAAACATGAAATGCGAAGTGAACAGACATTAGCACTTCAGTTCGAATTTGACACGAACGAACGGTGCAATATCTTCAATAACTTTGAGCATATGGAAAACCAAGAAAATCAGTCATAACTTAGGTCATCACCAAAAAGGCCATTGTTTTAACAAGGAAGTAATTAATGACACTTTAGCCATGGTCCCGTCACCACATTTACTCTCCGGATTCACATTTATAGAGTTTGCCCAAACGTTTTCCGGAGTATGTGCATAGCTCATTTCCAAACATACACTTGCTCATCAGCCAATAATCAAAACTAACCCTTATGTacttataataataattaaccataaactgaattcacaatTTATCCAAACCAATTACCTATTTGTCAACCTGCATGCTAAATTGCTCATTGAATTAAACAAAAATCCCCCATGAGAAAACAAACACCCAGTTAATAATTTCTCCAGCTGAATTAACCATTTCAGAAAGATGCAATGCTAATTAGAAAGTTGAACTATTAAAAAACAGGGAAAATAAAAAGGAGAGAAAAATAGTTTGTTTACCCTAGAAAGAAGGAGGGGTGAAATTCCGGAACGAGCGAAGCAGAGAGCGATGAATTCGACCATGGGCGTCTTGCCATTGCCTCCCCATGTCAAATTCCCGACGCTAATAACAGGAACTGGCAACCTAAACTCAACAACAACACCGATTCCTCAATGTTAATTTCCATTTTCGTTTTGATTTTCCCAGAAACCAAACAGACAGAAGGAAAATGATAATGAGTTAGTTGGTTGGTTACCGGTGGATTTGGaagaagtggtggtggtagagGGAGTGGCGAAGTGAGAGGGCGAGTTTGTAGAGAGAAGAGGCGATGGAAAGGAGAGGGAGGAGAGAGCGGTGAAGTGGAGATAGGTTGCGGAGATTCGATTTCTGAGTGTAGGCTATGTCATTCACTGCTTTACTCAGTTTCTCCATCTAACCATTGTTGTTTCGGTTTGTGTCTTCTTCAAGCTAACAAGCGCGAACTATGTgagagacttttttttttggtacaatgaGAAAATAGTTGGGCTTAGTGATAAGTGATAAAGGCTTTTTAGCCAACACAATTTTTCCTTGCCATCCACTTTGACTCTTCGGCCCAACTAAACTCGACTAAGCCACCGGTTTAATCAGTAAACTAGCCAAGTCACACTGGTCGCTTATAGAATTGATCCGACGAGAGACTCGGATTGGCCAAGTGATCGAGTCTCGTTCAACCGGTTGAACAAGGCAGTGTTTTAGGGCTTCGCTCCGGACTACCACTGTGTCTGGGCGTAAATGCAAGTGGTGGAGGTCGATGTGAAATACAGGGATTTTTGTAGAGGCTATTCCTACATCAAACTTCTCTGACACCATACATTCGGAGTCCCTAGCAGCTTGACTGTGATGAGGTTCGCAACAGAGAACAAATCACGCATAGATGGAAGGTTCTATGTGTGGGACAAGTGAACTTCAATATTGATGGCGTCGTTAAGGAGGATATGAGGGTTAGTTGTGGAGATGTGCTACGCAACTGTGATTGGGATTGGATTGTAGGCTTCTGCAATAACTTAGGTTCTTTGAATCCTCTCTTAGCCAAGCTTCATGGCATCTTGACAGGTATTCAGATTGTTCTTAAGCAGAGCTACCCTCAAGTTATCATAGAGAGTGACTCTTTAGTAACAATTTGTTTGGTCTCTTCTAAGCAAGATCATGATCATCCGTACACAGACATTCTTCCTTAGATTGATCATGGAGTTGTCTTTCATGCTAATATCACGTTTTTGTTTGCTCATAGGGAGTGCAAGCTGTCGTCAATTGGTTAGCTAGTGAAGCCATGTCTTTTCTGTTTGGGGCACATGTTTTCTCATCTCCATTCGATGGTTGCCATAGTTTTCTTAGGATAGATGTCGGGGAGGACTTGTCTCCTTTGCCCTTTGAGTTTGGTGCTTAGTTTTCTTTCGGAGTGGACTCCgccatgtaacaaaaaaaaggtaTTCATTTAAGACATGAAAATGCCACATCACTCGGTGATGCCACATGGAAAGTTGGTCTGACCACCATCACCAGCAATAACCAAAATTGAGTGATTTCTCAAAATTTATGAACTAAATCCAAACTTTACCCTGACGATGGATGAAAATCAAACTTCACATATTATACAAGAATCAAAAGTTTAGTTAATTTTTGTTCCTGTGATAGAAacatgaaagagaaaaaagaaataatGATGTGTACACTTCCTTAAGTCTCTGCTCTCGTTTTGTTGGACATAGATAAAATTACTTTTGTAATAAATGACATTTTtactttaaatatataaatatttataaataaggTACCATTTTGTCCCGCTTTTAATCTACTTCTCTAATCCTTAAAAGAAGATTTGAGTCAAACACAAACTATGAAAAACTCTTTAAAAAATTAGTAACTTATTTTTATCGAAGAAAAACACAGAAAGAagctttttataaaaaaaatatcaagaggaacttttttagaaaaaataacTTATAACTTATAACTTATTTTCTTATGGAGGTCACAATGTCGTGCTCTTGTTTACGCGGTCTCTTTACCATCACcttcactaccaccaccaccttcaccaccaCTATCACCGACACCGCCATCGACACcaccactatcatcatcataacCGCCTCCTTTATTGCTAGCATTGCCGTCGCCGCTACCATCACTACGACCATCGCCCTCCACTACCAACATCGTCGCCACTAGGTAACACTCATCTTCACCACCCCCACTAGCTCCATCGTTAGCACGCCCTCCACCGTTTTCCCcgccacccaccaccaccattagtaCCCTTCACAACTTCATAGTTATCACGaccctccaccctccaccgccatgccaccaccaccatcaccacgcTCCACCACTCCAGTCTGCCAACACCACCCTCCACAACTGTCatcaatttataaaatttacttATTCTCATTTCTGTATCTCTTTTTTCTCTATTCTCACTTACTATTCAatcaacatttaaaaaaaaaaattactattcaATCAAACAATAGAAGAGAGTGTCTACATAATTCTTTCTCTTATATTACTAATTTTCTATCATAccacaaaatttattttatttcttacaTACATCTCCTCTTTTCTATCTTTCTTTGCTGAACAAAGAAAGCATAAAAGTAGatgaattgaaataaaatagaGGGAAAAATGAGTGTGAACAAAGTCGAACGTGAGCAAATGAGACGAAGATTAGCATAAAAAACAACGAGAATGACGAAACACCCGGGCAGCACGCAAGCCGTCTCGGGCAACGGGCAGCACAAAACGCCGTTTTACACACTCTCTCCTCTTTTTGCCTCCTACAAAATTAAAGCAATCATTAACTGTTAGGTGCTCACTACCTTACTCACCCGAGCCTCAGCTTCGTGTGTTCGGTGCCCAGGCTCCGAATCCGAACCTGCACCCTCGAAAAACAACAGAAGCAAACCGAAGCAGGAGAGAGAAAACCAAAGCagttttagagagagagaagatGGTTCAGATCGCGAGGAGGAAGAAGGGACGGCCGTCGAAGGCGGATCTGGCCGCCCGTCGCGCCGCTCAGTCACCGGAAACCGCGGAGGAGCAGCATGACATCCGTCGGAGCCTCCGCCGCCGGAACGTCAGGTACAACATCATCGACTACGATGACGATTACGTCGACGAGGAGGACGAGAGGAGGCGCGAGAAGAAGAAGCTCAAGCTAATGGCCAAGCTGAACCAGggcgaagatgaagaagaaggaggggAGTGGGAGGCGCGTGAGGATCACTCGCCAGAGGAGGAACAACAGAACGGCGGCGAATTCGATGTGGAAGAGAAACATAAAGAAACAGAAGCGGAAGACAGTGTGGTAATGAATTTTGTTGAAGCTGTGTTGGTGTCagtgtttttccttttttctctctctagattttTTCTGTCTTTGTCTGAAAGATTAACGAACTAGTCAACTGTCAAAACCATGATGTTGCACAGAATCTGATTTCTCTTTCtatatattataaaattcaTAGGACACTGTCTCTGTCTCTATTTTTGTGTcactatttatatatataactcCAGTattttggtttggttttggaGGTTAATAATTGGGGTATTTGTTTCTTATGATGACAGGTAAAGGGTAGAAAAGTGGATTTGAAAGGGCTCCACTCTGTTTCTGTTTCAGGTTTGTGTGATTTTAATGGGAGAATTTGTCATAATTTTGGTTTGGAGGTGTTCTTTTCATTATttctaaaatttgaaaaaggGAAAAAGTTATGATAGGGTACTAGTGGTTCTGTTCATGCGTCGTCCTTTGTGTATTTCTCTCAGGTCTCAGCAACAACAAGTGTTTTtgtcaattttatttatttatttaattcctTTACTTTTAGGAGCTCCTGCAAATACTGCATCTGGGATTCCATTGCCTGATCAGAAGACTCTGGAATTGATTCTTGACAAGCTTCAGAAGTATGGGTTCTTGTGTTTTGGTTTTGGTGTTTATGATGATATGAATGATTGCATAGCGGAGGTGTGTGTTTCTGGCACTGTTTTGTGTTTCTGATTGTTGTGGGTCTGAATGATTACAGGAAGGACAGGTATAGCGTATTTGCAGAGCCGGTTGATCCGGAAGAGGTGTGTGGAATTTTCTTAATCTTGCTTTTGGAAGACACCACCTGAGTTGGAAGTTCAAATTCTGTTTTGACCATGCAGCTTCCTGATTATCATGACGTGATTGAGCATCCCATGGACTTCACCACCCTGAGGAAGAAGTTGGCAAATGGATCTTATTCTACATTGGAACAATTTGAGGTGCACAAACTTGTCTTTGCTGTTGATGATTGGTagagttttatttttgtttgagATTTTGATAGCTTTGCAATTTGTCACTGGAGTTGGATGTTGGCTGTTGGCTGTGTTCTACTgagatattatttatttctaacTTCTAAGTATTTGAACTTGTTGATACTTATATTGCTTGAAGGACTTGAGAGCTGAGACTCAAATTTAGGTGTAACTTACTCTGTCTTTCCGTAAATGGATTCAAACTAGGATGACTGTTTTCAATGATGTATCAATAAAAATGAGGATTGTTAGCAATTGTCGGCCACATATAGTTAGTACTTTGCAATTTGCATGTAAACAAATCATTTTGAATTACtaatttctcaatttattcAGCATTTTGTCAAGTTTGAGCCAGTCTTTCTGTAGTGTTACTTACAGGTGGTCATTGGATCATTTTGTATTAGTTGGAGGCAACTATAGGCAGTATATGTGGTATATTTTAGCATTTATCTGTCGATGGCTCGATGCATCATCTCATGTTTTTTTGCATCTCATGTTTTTTGTGTCATTAAAATGGAGTCTGTCAGATTTTTTCTAATAAGTGATGAAATGGCACGCTTCACTGTAGTTGTTTATGTGCATTTGAGGGTTTTGATGAGGAAAATCAAGAGCAGCATTATATGAATTGAATTAATGTGATTTAGTATGTTCTATGATTGTGATTTTTACCCTAAAGATACATGTTAGTCCACCTGCTGTTGATGTGTAAGTAAACTACAAAGATCGATATTAACCTAGAAGGTGGAAGACACTTTCTTCATTTCGCATTTGACTGTAAATTGGCGTTGAATTGTGATACTAAAACTCGAACTGCAGTTTAACTTCTAGGATGTAGAACCTTGAACATTTTATCCTCTTGTTGTGATCTTGCTTAAATTTTCTTGAGCATGAGTTCCGTAGACTTTTTTTAAAAGATTTCTGATTGTCATTGACAGCATATTTTTCtatttgttgttttctttgTGTAGCCATCCATATATATACCACTCATAACTCAAAAAGTATAAAATGCATAAATAATGTGTATCGCTTTCCTGTTCTTCTTGTGTGTTATTCTGGTGTTAATGCCTGAAAGGATATGGGATAGAATAGATCTTGGGTTTAAAATATTGATTCCCTAGGAGATCAGACGCAGCAGAGGCAGTGCCACTGCCCCAGTGGGATGCCATATGCCAATCTTATTTCTAGTTAGATTAGATTCACAAAAAATGTGTATTTGAAGATTTCCCTGAGTGTACTAATGTGTCATGGTTTCTTGCATGCTGTTTACTACTCAAAGGTGGACCTTTTCTCTAGAGGAAAAAGAGAGGCTGGGGAAGTAGTTGATTTTTCTTCCATCTTTAACTAGTGTCGGTTTTTTTCATActgaaaattatgtttttttcgATTAATTGCTATTATGAGGCATGATTTTCAAGGTGTGTGAGAATGGACTTAGTTCTCTACTAAGAGATCCCTCTATTGCATGaaaattcttaattttgttttctctATCATCTAAATctttctttttgaaaaaaaaaagttgtgcaTTAATATTGTGTTCCTGATTGAATAAAACTTGCAAGAGAAATTTTTTGCTGCAATATTACACTGATTTgtgaatggaattgttgaatgCAGAGTGATGTTTATTTAATTAGCTCAAATGCAATGCAATACAATGCACCAGAGACTGTATACTACAAACAGGTATAAAGCTCAATGCTTCCTTGTGTTCCCCAACCATCAAATGTGGGATTACTAACTAACCCGCTTGCTGTGCTTACGTGTTTACCCCTATATTTGTTACAGGCGCGGTCAATACAAGAACTAGCGCAGAAGAAGTTTGAGAAGTTAAGGATTGACTCTGAATGCTCTCAGATTGAGCTGAAGTCGGAGCAAAACATGCGACCTAATTCTCTGGTTAAGAAGCTAGTAAAGAAGCCACTGGGTTGTGCTTCACAGGAACCTGTTGGCTCTGATTTCTCCTCAGGGGCCACTCTTGCGACTATTGGAGATGTGCAGCCAATTTTTCATCCAATGCAACATGTTAGCTATGGGAGGTCTGGCAACTTTGATGGTATCATAGAGGGGAATACTTTCTTCATCGATGCAAATCAAGAGAAAGCTGAGGACGTTTTGTCAGGTATATCAGATATGAGATAAGGGACCTTGCTGTAATCTGCCTCTCCTGTAAGATACAAATCTCAAGGTCTAGTTATTACAGTTTAACTGTACTGCCTTACTGTTTCAGGGAAGGGCCTGCTCTCTAAATTGGGAAGGAAGTCCTTTGTGCTTGATGACAATCGTCGTGCATCTTATAATATGTCTATGCAACCAATTACTAGATCAGATTCAGTATTTATGTCCTTTGAGAGTGGAATGAAGCAGCTGGTTACTGTATGTATCCAAGGAATGAATTTAATTCATGAATGATTGGCTTTCTTATGCTTATATTGCTATAGTAGtttaatttgttgtttttgCATTCAGGTTGGGCTTCATGCCGAATATTCTTATGCTAGGAGTTTGGCTCGTTTTAGTGCTTCTCTAGGACCCATTGCTTGGAAAATTGCTTCCCACAGGATTCAACAGGTACTGCCAGCTGGCTCTAAATTTGGTCGTGGCTGGGTTGGAGAGTTTGAACAGCTTCCAACCCCAAATTTTGTGCACCATAATGATAATGATGTTCGAAAAGAAACTAGTTTGGTTGCGAAGTTGCATTCCCCTGCTGAACTTCCGAAGTGTGACAAAAACTGTAAGAGTGTGGAGTCCACCATTGAACATCCTGTTAATGGACAGATGCTTGAGGGAAAACATCCGGCACTTGGTCCTACTAGTGGGCTTGCACCGGGAGGAAATCCTGTTATGTTTGGGTCTGTAGGAGTTAGACCCAATGCTCCTGTAAACCCTCTAAATCAGCAGCAGAATGTCCAATCCAGGAACTTTGGAAAGTTTGAGAATAATAGTTTGGACAAAGTGGAGTCGAATTCTGTACCCTCAATTAACCAGAATAATTCCAGTTTGGTTACAAACTTTGCATGTAACATTCCTACAGCTAATGCTCCTACTGAAGATTCTAAGCCCAAAGAGATGGTGTCAGGGAGCATGAATGCTTTGCCATCTACGCCTTTCAAGCAGCCAGATACTAATGGAGTTGTTGGTGGAGAGTTGCATAATGGAAAAGTCACCAATAGTTTGAATAGACAGGTGACTGGTCCATCATCTGAAACTATATCAAGCCAAACAGGAAGAGCTACTCGTTTTTCTGTTCATGGGCAGGACCAGGGTCTCAGTAACCCAGTCCAGTCGATGAGAATGTTCACTGAAAAGGCTCAAAAGCAGCAGACTTCTAACCATTCAGCAGTTGATACTTCACCAATGACATCATCAACTCCATCTGGACAAAGAGATGACTCGAGCAATGCTTCATCAGAAGCTGCTCGTGGGTGGACGTCTGTAGCGGTGGGAGGGTTCAAACAAGAACCTGACCATTCTAGTTCACCCAAGAATCAGATTTCTGCAGATTCTTTGAAAAACCAAACTAGGGAGTTCCATCAGCATCTTTCACGAAATCGGGGGGAGTTTTCTTCTGGTGGAATGTCTGTCCAGTATGATAAGAACAACTTCCCATTTCAAGCCTTTGTACCTCAACCTATTCAACCAGGTGCTGTTTCTCAGTTTCCAAACCAACAAATGGTTTCCCCTAAATTAGCATCTGCTGACCAAACTAGGTTTCAAATGCAGTCCCCTTGGCGAGGTCTGAGTCCTCAAGGCCAGCAGGCCCAGCAGAAACAAGAAACCCTTCCGCCTGATTTGAATATTGGTTGTCAGTCTCCAGGGTCACCTGGGAAACAATCACAGCAACCGGACCTAGCTTTGCAACTATGAAATGGGATTGCTGTCTTGGTGTGTGGATGTTTCTTCAGGAACTCGAATAGTCACGGAATTCGCAGCTCCTGAAATTGGATGTTGAATTTCAATCCTAAAAGGCTCTTCATTAATATGAAACAGCCAAAAGTCTGCTTGGATTGGGATTTAGCACAATATGTCCTGAGTCAAAATGAGTTTGCAGATGCAGAAGACTTAGGTGAATTTTACACAAAATAACTTACACCCACATACAGTCTTCTCTAGATGAGGGTGACTGACTCAGGAATCGTGTATCTGCGCGTCAATTGATTATGATCACTAGCAAGCAAAAGATATTAATGATGTCTTTACAAATTGATGAAATTCGGTTGCCTTGGATATTTCGCTCATTTGATGACTACATCTGTATCTGAATTGGTGATAGGTGCATTACTTCTTAGTTCTGCCATCATTTTGTACATGAGATTTACATGTTATTAATTAAAAACCATTGTTTGCTTCTTGTTGACTCGAACAAACAATTCCTGGTTAAATGTCTGCCTAGCCTTTCTGAATTAAAAGTCAAGCCATCACGTTTTTAGTGTTTATTGCATTTCTTATGTAAATTGACACATAACATTGATATATCTGTTAACTTGTGATTATAATTTTCACTTTTCAGGAGGATTTGGGGCCGACAACCTATCGGTAAGCCATATCTCATCTCATTCTTTGAAAGAAATTTAGGGCTGTTTGGGGTGATTGTAGATTTTCAAGAAATTTAGGGCTGTTTGGGGTGATTGTAGATTTTCTTTTTTCGGCTTTTAAAtgtaaatttgaaaacaaagcAGTACAAATGGTGCtcaaatgtttttattttagcatagttttaaaattatttagaaaATATAGTTTTGTGATTATAGTGTTTAGTTTCGAGAACATGAAACACCTTCATCACTGTCATTATCCTAATGCATTAACCATCACCACCATTACCGCTACTCGACAACCTTCACGGTCGCTGCCACCTCATACTCTCTCCTACTGCCAACATCTACATCTGACACCCtctaccatcaccaccaccaccatactTACCAGTACCACCACTGCTAATTTTCAAGTTGTGGAAACAATATGCagataaatatattattattaaaaattaaaacactatcattaattttttatggttatatatatatatatatatatatattttgcaaacaaagcaaaatatAAACGGTGAGAATCTCTAAcaaaagccaaaaaaaaatttatttctaaaaattaaatgaaattaaGGGAATATTGTTAAATATTTGCATTAATATATATAGTTTGTGATATTACCATCACTCTGCATAAAGTATTATTGTCGTGATCGCTCTTACCTCTACACTAATGTTGTCGCAATTGCACCTTCTCAGCATCGGACATTATCCATCGTGCTCactaaatattattttcattgtCATTGGCTCGTCGCAATCACCCTCCACCGCACTGCAACCGCCCTTTACTCCACTAATGCCACCCAATACCC contains:
- the LOC130726955 gene encoding probable tetraacyldisaccharide 4'-kinase, mitochondrial — its product is MEKLSKAVNDIAYTQKSNLRNLSPLHRSLLPLLSIASSLYKLALSLRHSLYHHHFFQIHRLPVPVISVGNLTWGGNGKTPMVEFIALCFARSGISPLLLSRGYGGGDEVNMLRRRLLGTSTKFGVGANRAAVASHLIQKHGYIDIRKGSWYEKQKLDCKVQSSLDSEKIGVVVLDDAMQHWSLWRDLDIVMVNGLTLWGNHQLLPLGPLREPLTALRRANVVVIHHADLVSEHTIQDIESMVRGIKKSVPIFLTKMDPTYLFEVGIINAKIPLTALHEATVLCISAIGSAESFVKRIQKMGALYVDRIDFSDHHMFHTKDINMIRARLGELEGKFGSKPIVVITEKDYDRDPEILQQLYPFKVFVLCSTLKVLPYRGSTEDSFKKFLQDQLKLEFPAEN
- the LOC130722041 gene encoding uncharacterized protein LOC130722041 yields the protein MVQIARRKKGRPSKADLAARRAAQSPETAEEQHDIRRSLRRRNVRYNIIDYDDDYVDEEDERRREKKKLKLMAKLNQGEDEEEGGEWEAREDHSPEEEQQNGGEFDVEEKHKETEAEDSVVKGRKVDLKGLHSVSVSGAPANTASGIPLPDQKTLELILDKLQKKDRYSVFAEPVDPEELPDYHDVIEHPMDFTTLRKKLANGSYSTLEQFESDVYLISSNAMQYNAPETVYYKQARSIQELAQKKFEKLRIDSECSQIELKSEQNMRPNSLVKKLVKKPLGCASQEPVGSDFSSGATLATIGDVQPIFHPMQHVSYGRSGNFDGIIEGNTFFIDANQEKAEDVLSGKGLLSKLGRKSFVLDDNRRASYNMSMQPITRSDSVFMSFESGMKQLVTVGLHAEYSYARSLARFSASLGPIAWKIASHRIQQVLPAGSKFGRGWVGEFEQLPTPNFVHHNDNDVRKETSLVAKLHSPAELPKCDKNCKSVESTIEHPVNGQMLEGKHPALGPTSGLAPGGNPVMFGSVGVRPNAPVNPLNQQQNVQSRNFGKFENNSLDKVESNSVPSINQNNSSLVTNFACNIPTANAPTEDSKPKEMVSGSMNALPSTPFKQPDTNGVVGGELHNGKVTNSLNRQVTGPSSETISSQTGRATRFSVHGQDQGLSNPVQSMRMFTEKAQKQQTSNHSAVDTSPMTSSTPSGQRDDSSNASSEAARGWTSVAVGGFKQEPDHSSSPKNQISADSLKNQTREFHQHLSRNRGEFSSGGMSVQYDKNNFPFQAFVPQPIQPGAVSQFPNQQMVSPKLASADQTRFQMQSPWRGLSPQGQQAQQKQETLPPDLNIGCQSPGSPGKQSQQPDLALQL